A window from Azoarcus sp. DD4 encodes these proteins:
- a CDS encoding NifB/NifX family molybdenum-iron cluster-binding protein, whose protein sequence is MDGVRIAFASTDRSTVNQHFGSTEAFAIFEIGQDSSQLVEVTEFIDTSQDGNENKLPAKIATLAGCAAVYCLAVGASAVKQLLAAGVQPIRVEEGSSIDQLVADLQGELASGPGGWLAKAIKARQPVDTSRFDEMEAEGWQE, encoded by the coding sequence ATGGATGGAGTCCGCATCGCCTTCGCCAGCACCGACCGCAGCACGGTGAACCAGCACTTCGGTTCGACCGAGGCCTTCGCCATCTTCGAGATCGGCCAGGACAGCTCGCAGCTGGTCGAGGTCACCGAGTTCATCGACACCTCGCAGGACGGCAACGAAAACAAGCTGCCCGCCAAGATCGCCACGCTGGCCGGCTGCGCCGCGGTGTATTGCCTCGCGGTCGGCGCCTCCGCGGTCAAGCAGCTGCTCGCCGCCGGCGTGCAGCCCATCCGCGTCGAGGAAGGCAGCAGCATCGACCAGCTGGTCGCCGACCTGCAGGGCGAACTCGCAAGCGGCCCCGGTGGCTGGCTGGCCAAGGCCATCAAGGCACGTCAGCCGGTCGACACCAGCCGCTTCGACGAAATGGAAGCCGAGGGCTGGCAGGAATGA
- a CDS encoding SoxR reducing system RseC family protein — MMSRSGRVVAADDHRLVVRFEGASACGSCRANKVCGSGSATELVLDAGGCGSRVGDQVDVDVDASTAFRALAVAYLLPVFGLLGGMGFASALGLADLGVAGFSFAGMGMGLIVSRRLGRHPSLQPAPRLATPNLTD, encoded by the coding sequence ATGATGAGCCGCAGCGGGCGCGTCGTCGCCGCCGACGATCACCGGCTGGTGGTGCGCTTCGAGGGGGCCTCGGCCTGCGGCAGCTGTCGCGCCAACAAGGTCTGCGGCAGTGGCAGCGCCACCGAGCTGGTACTCGACGCCGGCGGCTGCGGCAGCCGCGTCGGCGACCAGGTCGACGTCGATGTCGATGCCTCCACCGCCTTCCGCGCGCTGGCCGTTGCCTACCTGCTGCCGGTATTCGGCCTGCTCGGCGGCATGGGCTTCGCCAGCGCGCTCGGCCTCGCCGACCTGGGGGTGGCCGGTTTCAGCTTTGCCGGCATGGGCATGGGGCTGATCGTCTCGCGCCGCCTCGGCCGCCACCCTTCCCTGCAGCCGGCCCCGCGGCTGGCTACGCCCAACCTCACCGACTGA
- the nifE gene encoding nitrogenase iron-molybdenum cofactor biosynthesis protein NifE, with protein sequence MKASEVAALLDEPACTHNKKEKSGCARPKPGASAGGCAFDGAQIALLPIADVAHVVHGPIACAGNSWDNRGTKSSGPTLYKIGMTTDLSEQDIIMGKAEKRLFHGIKQAIDRYAPPAVFVYNTCVPALIGDDIEAVCKAATERWGVPVVPIDAAGFYGTKNLGNRIAGEAMVKYVIGTREPDPLPPEAIPPGIKVHNINLIGEYNIAGELWYLTPLFDELGIRILCTLSGDARFHEVQTMHRGEVNMLVCAKAMINVARKMEERYGIPWFEGSFYGITDTTHALREIARIIGDEDLVARTEAVIAREEARVRGELNAWRPRLEGKRVLLFTGGVKSWSVVSALQDLGMNVVASGTKKSTEEDKARILELMGDNTIMLESEGARDLLNAVYNLKADILIAGGRNLYTALKARLPFLDINQEREFGYAGYEGMKELVRQLALTLESPVWDAVRKPAPWTTKAMVIAGPELGDSPDAADANDGHDHDHDHDHDHHHATAGAAA encoded by the coding sequence GTGAAAGCCTCCGAAGTTGCCGCCCTGCTCGACGAACCCGCGTGCACCCACAACAAGAAAGAGAAATCCGGTTGTGCACGTCCCAAGCCCGGCGCCTCCGCCGGCGGTTGCGCCTTCGACGGCGCCCAGATCGCGCTGCTGCCGATCGCCGACGTCGCCCACGTGGTGCACGGCCCGATCGCCTGTGCCGGCAATTCCTGGGATAACCGCGGCACCAAGTCGTCCGGCCCCACGCTCTACAAGATCGGCATGACCACCGACCTGTCGGAGCAGGACATCATCATGGGCAAGGCGGAAAAGCGCCTGTTCCACGGCATCAAGCAGGCGATAGACCGCTATGCCCCGCCGGCGGTCTTCGTCTACAACACCTGCGTGCCGGCGCTGATCGGTGACGACATCGAGGCCGTCTGCAAGGCCGCGACCGAGCGCTGGGGCGTGCCGGTGGTACCCATCGACGCCGCCGGCTTCTACGGCACCAAGAACCTCGGCAACCGCATCGCCGGCGAAGCCATGGTCAAGTACGTGATCGGCACCCGCGAGCCGGACCCGCTGCCGCCCGAAGCCATCCCGCCCGGCATCAAGGTGCACAACATCAACCTCATCGGCGAGTACAACATCGCCGGCGAGCTGTGGTACCTCACCCCGCTGTTCGACGAACTCGGCATCCGCATCCTCTGTACGCTGTCGGGCGACGCACGCTTCCACGAGGTGCAGACCATGCACCGAGGCGAGGTGAACATGCTGGTGTGCGCCAAGGCGATGATCAACGTCGCCCGCAAGATGGAAGAGCGCTACGGCATCCCCTGGTTCGAGGGCAGCTTCTACGGCATCACCGACACCACCCACGCGCTGCGCGAGATCGCCCGCATCATCGGCGACGAAGACCTCGTCGCCAGAACCGAGGCGGTGATCGCCCGCGAGGAAGCGCGCGTGCGCGGCGAACTCAACGCCTGGCGGCCGCGCCTCGAAGGCAAGCGCGTGCTGCTCTTCACCGGCGGCGTGAAGTCGTGGTCGGTGGTGTCCGCGCTGCAGGATCTCGGCATGAACGTGGTCGCCAGCGGCACCAAGAAATCCACCGAGGAAGACAAGGCCCGCATCCTCGAACTGATGGGCGACAACACCATCATGCTCGAGAGCGAAGGCGCGCGCGACCTGCTCAACGCGGTGTACAACCTCAAGGCCGACATCCTCATCGCCGGCGGCCGCAACCTCTACACCGCACTCAAGGCCCGCCTGCCCTTCCTGGACATCAACCAGGAACGCGAATTCGGTTACGCCGGCTACGAGGGCATGAAGGAACTGGTGCGCCAGCTCGCGCTGACGCTGGAATCGCCGGTGTGGGACGCGGTACGCAAGCCGGCCCCCTGGACCACCAAGGCGATGGTGATCGCCGGCCCCGAACTGGGCGACAGCCCGGACGCCGCCGATGCCAACGACGGCCATGATCACGACCACGATCATGACCACGACCACCACCACGCCACTGCGGGCGCCGCCGCTTAA
- the nifN gene encoding nitrogenase iron-molybdenum cofactor biosynthesis protein NifN, protein MTTTTTTPLRAPPLKEGSMAEIIRHPKALSVSPLKSSAPAGAALAFLGINRSMPIFHGSQGCTAFAKVFFVRHFREPVPLQTTAMDQVATVMNADGNVVQALATVCGKSKPALVGVATTALSETQGTDIARLVKDFRVDFPEFNHIPVAAVNTPDFAGCLETGYAAAVKGILDATVPHTAGTGLAGRRKKQVNLLLGSHLTPGDVEAIKEWLELFGLRPLAVPDLADSLDGHLISEDTIPVTLGGTPVSELATLGEAVATIVVGRSLKGAADLLAERTGVPDYRFDGLVGLEACDRFTQTLAEIAGVAVPDKLERQRAQLQDAMVDTHFMTGLRRVAIAADPDLLLQTATLFAGMGSEIVAAVSPIKTASLTAVPGAQVHVGDLEDLEDLARAGQAELVVANSHAAASADRLGVPLLRAGMPQYDLVGGYCKTWVGYRGTRQALFDIANLVLQHHESIAPHRSRFKLESDPAPSPAAAGGH, encoded by the coding sequence ATGACCACGACCACCACCACGCCACTGCGGGCGCCGCCGCTTAAGGAGGGCAGCATGGCCGAGATCATCCGTCACCCCAAGGCGCTGTCGGTCAGCCCGCTGAAATCCTCGGCGCCGGCCGGCGCCGCGCTGGCCTTCCTCGGCATCAACCGCAGCATGCCGATCTTCCATGGCTCGCAGGGCTGCACTGCGTTCGCCAAGGTCTTCTTCGTGCGCCACTTCCGCGAGCCGGTGCCGCTGCAAACCACCGCGATGGACCAGGTCGCCACCGTGATGAACGCCGACGGCAACGTCGTGCAGGCGCTCGCCACCGTGTGCGGCAAGAGCAAGCCCGCGCTGGTCGGCGTCGCCACCACCGCGCTGTCCGAAACCCAGGGCACCGACATCGCCCGTCTGGTGAAGGACTTCCGCGTCGATTTCCCCGAGTTCAACCATATTCCCGTGGCCGCGGTGAACACGCCGGATTTCGCCGGCTGCCTCGAAACCGGCTATGCCGCCGCGGTGAAGGGCATCCTCGACGCCACCGTGCCGCACACCGCCGGCACCGGCCTCGCCGGCCGCCGCAAGAAGCAGGTTAACCTGCTGCTGGGCAGCCACCTCACCCCGGGCGACGTCGAAGCCATCAAGGAGTGGCTGGAACTCTTCGGACTGCGGCCGCTGGCCGTCCCCGACCTCGCCGATTCGCTCGACGGCCACCTGATCTCGGAAGACACCATCCCGGTCACGCTGGGCGGCACACCGGTGTCCGAGCTGGCAACGCTGGGCGAAGCCGTGGCCACCATCGTCGTCGGCCGCTCGCTCAAGGGCGCCGCCGATCTGCTGGCGGAGCGCACCGGCGTGCCCGATTACCGCTTCGACGGCCTTGTCGGCCTGGAAGCCTGCGACCGCTTCACCCAGACCCTGGCCGAGATCGCCGGCGTCGCGGTGCCGGACAAGCTCGAACGCCAGCGCGCCCAGTTGCAGGATGCGATGGTCGACACCCACTTCATGACCGGCCTGCGCCGCGTCGCCATCGCCGCCGACCCCGACCTGCTGCTGCAGACCGCCACGCTGTTCGCGGGCATGGGCAGCGAGATCGTCGCCGCGGTGTCGCCGATCAAGACCGCCAGCCTCACTGCCGTACCCGGCGCCCAGGTGCACGTGGGCGACCTCGAGGATCTCGAGGATCTCGCCCGCGCCGGCCAGGCCGAGCTCGTGGTCGCCAATTCGCACGCAGCCGCCAGTGCCGATCGCCTCGGCGTGCCCTTGCTGCGCGCGGGGATGCCGCAGTACGACCTTGTCGGCGGCTACTGCAAGACGTGGGTGGGCTACCGGGGAACCCGGCAAGCCCTGTTCGATATCGCCAACCTGGTGCTGCAACATCATGAGTCCATCGCCCCGCATCGATCCCGCTTCAAGCTCGAGTCCGACCCCGCGCCGTCGCCAGCTGCGGCTGGTGGGCACTGA